A stretch of Ranitomeya variabilis isolate aRanVar5 chromosome 3, aRanVar5.hap1, whole genome shotgun sequence DNA encodes these proteins:
- the GTPBP8 gene encoding GTP-binding protein 8, which produces MRTIFSTGRLLRTSFPVWRLHRNAANLASIQDVMKLQEKKCHSVVFPVTDLEKLLSPDIDRTNFRLFDPVMEDIAEAERWFKPAGKHVIDYITSAVRMEHTPDLRQPEVCFIGRSNVGKSSLIKALFALVPGIEVKVSKTPGHTKKLNFFKVGKAFTLVDMPGYGFRAPKDFVEMVEGYIQERHNLKRTFLLVDGSIGIQKADLIAVEMCEEFGIPYAMVMTKIDRSRSAVLVTQFMQIQDFITSQTHGCFPQPFLVSSLNFSGIHLLRCFIAHITGNLQKVS; this is translated from the exons ATGAGGACTATATTCAGCACTGGTCGTCTACTCCGCACGTCTTTTCCAGTATGGCGGCTGCACAGGAACGCCGCAAATTTAGCATCTATCCAGGATGTGATGAAGCTGCAGGAGAAGAAATGTCACAGCGTCGTCTTCCCTGTAACGGATCTGGAGAAGCTCCTGAGCCCGGACATTGATAGGACCAACTTCAGACTTTTTGATCCTGTAATGGAGGATATAGCAGAGGCCGAAAGATGGTTTAAACCGGCTGGAAAACACGTGATCGATTATATCACGTCCGCTGTCAGGATGGAGCATACTCCCGATCTACGACAACCGGAG GTCTGTTTCATAGGGAGAAGTAATGTGGGGAAATCCTCTCTGATCAAGGCCCTGTTTGCTCTGGTTCCAGGAATTGAAGTGAAAGTCTCCAAAACTCCA ggGCACACTAAAAAATTGAACTTCTTCAAAGTAGGAAAAGCCTTTACTTTGGTGGACATGCCAGGCTATGGGTTTAGAGCCCCTAAGGACTTTGTGGAAATGGTGGAAGGATACATCCAGGAGAGACACAA CCTGAAAAGGACATTTTTGCTGGTGGACGGGTCGATCGGTATTCAGAAAGCAGATTTAATCGCGGTGGAGATGTGTGAAGAGTTTGGAATTCCTTACGCT ATGGTGATGACGAAGATTGACAGATCCCGGTCCGCTGTCCTGGTCACACAATTCATGCAGATTCAGGACTTCATCACGTCTCAGACACATGGATGTTTCCCACAGCCCTTCTTAGTCAG CTCTCTAAATTTCTCTGGGATTCACCTCCTCAGATGTTTCATTGCTCATATAACAGGAAATCTTCAGAAAGTCAGTTAA